The following proteins come from a genomic window of Solwaraspora sp. WMMA2065:
- a CDS encoding Uma2 family endonuclease produces the protein MNQPVLAYRWSRSEFVRAFEAGAFDRRVELVEGEIWPVVIGSWHGDTVGQLLALLPRSGVRVTTATLPTGESLPDPDCWVRRADADPIGSVGTRLSVWDAADVLLVVEVADETAIQDLNVKARLYGQAGYPVYWVVTQEAIYEHTGPVATGYRTRVEYRHGERIPVPYTRMDLAIDDLIAPRLG, from the coding sequence ATGAACCAGCCCGTACTCGCCTACCGATGGAGTCGGAGCGAGTTCGTGCGCGCCTTTGAAGCGGGTGCCTTCGACCGCCGGGTCGAGCTCGTCGAAGGAGAGATCTGGCCAGTGGTGATCGGTTCGTGGCACGGCGACACCGTCGGTCAACTGCTGGCGCTGCTGCCACGATCCGGGGTGCGGGTGACGACTGCGACCCTGCCGACCGGGGAGTCGCTTCCCGACCCGGACTGCTGGGTGCGTCGAGCCGACGCGGATCCGATCGGGTCCGTCGGGACCCGGCTGTCGGTCTGGGACGCCGCCGACGTGCTGCTCGTGGTCGAGGTCGCCGACGAGACCGCGATCCAGGACCTCAACGTCAAGGCCAGGCTCTACGGTCAGGCCGGTTACCCCGTGTACTGGGTGGTCACCCAGGAGGCGATCTACGAACACACCGGTCCTGTCGCAACCGGGTACCGCACGCGGGTCGAGTACCGGCACGGTGAGCGCATCCCGGTTCCGTACACCCGGATGGACCTCGCGATCGACGACCTGATCGCCCCGCGTCTCGGTTGA
- a CDS encoding ricin-type beta-trefoil lectin domain protein, with protein MNRKLGALLGLTLSASLLAVPPPAAAAPTAGTSGPATSAPAAATEIADPADSAATADMAALPAGQIAALRRDLDLTPDQLATRLAVEAAAVPIEHRLRTELADAYAGTWVADDGRTVVVGVTDPAQAARVRAAGAEPRTVTRSLAELDRLAAGLDRQAASADTAVHSWYVDPVTNTVTIEAADVAAAAGFARAAGLPTAATSVVRSDDAYRPVYDIRGGDQYVINDSVLCSVGFAVAGGFVTAGHCGGVGASTAGSGVAQGTFRGSSFPGDDLAWVQTNANWVPRPWVNNYGGGTVNVTGSQEAAVGAAVCRSGRTTGWRCGTITAKNVTVNYSGQLVYGLVSSSACAQPGDSGGSFLAGTQAQGVTSGAGGNCSSGGTTVYQPVNEILSRYRLSLTTTGGGSTSRIIGLADKCIDVPNSNGVDGQYLQLYRCNGTNAQNWTFPGDGTIRALGLCMDVAWGSTANGAVVQLANCSGNPAQQWVLSGAGDLVNPQANKCVDVVDWNTADGARLIIYECHGGANQKWRRG; from the coding sequence ATGAACCGCAAGCTGGGTGCGCTGCTGGGCCTGACCCTGAGCGCCAGCCTGCTCGCCGTACCGCCACCGGCCGCCGCCGCGCCGACCGCCGGCACCTCCGGCCCCGCCACGAGCGCGCCGGCCGCCGCCACCGAGATCGCCGATCCGGCCGACTCCGCCGCAACCGCCGATATGGCCGCGCTGCCCGCCGGCCAGATCGCCGCGCTGCGCCGGGATCTCGACCTCACCCCGGACCAACTGGCCACCCGGCTCGCCGTCGAGGCGGCCGCCGTACCGATCGAACACCGCCTGCGCACCGAACTGGCCGACGCGTACGCCGGCACCTGGGTCGCCGACGACGGCCGTACCGTCGTCGTCGGGGTGACCGACCCGGCGCAGGCCGCCCGGGTCCGCGCAGCCGGTGCCGAGCCCCGGACCGTCACCCGCAGCCTCGCCGAGCTGGACCGGCTCGCCGCCGGACTCGACCGACAGGCCGCCAGCGCCGACACCGCCGTGCACTCCTGGTACGTCGACCCGGTCACCAACACGGTGACCATCGAGGCCGCCGACGTCGCGGCGGCGGCCGGCTTCGCCCGCGCCGCCGGGCTGCCCACCGCCGCCACATCGGTGGTACGCAGCGACGACGCCTACCGCCCGGTGTACGACATTCGGGGCGGCGACCAGTACGTGATCAACGACAGTGTGCTCTGCTCGGTCGGCTTCGCCGTCGCCGGTGGATTCGTCACCGCCGGCCACTGTGGCGGCGTCGGGGCCTCCACCGCCGGCAGCGGGGTCGCGCAGGGCACCTTCCGGGGGTCGTCGTTCCCCGGCGACGACCTGGCCTGGGTGCAGACCAACGCCAACTGGGTGCCCCGGCCCTGGGTGAACAACTACGGCGGCGGCACGGTCAACGTCACCGGCTCCCAGGAGGCGGCGGTCGGGGCCGCCGTCTGCCGGTCCGGCCGGACCACCGGCTGGCGGTGCGGCACCATCACCGCCAAGAATGTCACCGTCAACTACTCAGGCCAGCTCGTCTACGGACTGGTCTCCAGCAGCGCCTGTGCGCAGCCCGGTGACTCCGGCGGCTCGTTCCTCGCCGGCACCCAGGCGCAGGGCGTCACCTCCGGCGCCGGCGGCAACTGCAGCTCCGGCGGCACCACCGTCTACCAGCCGGTCAACGAGATCCTTTCCCGCTACAGGCTGTCGTTGACCACCACCGGCGGCGGTTCGACCAGCCGGATCATCGGGCTCGCCGACAAGTGCATCGACGTACCGAACTCCAACGGAGTCGACGGCCAGTACCTGCAGCTGTACCGGTGCAACGGCACCAACGCGCAGAACTGGACCTTCCCCGGCGACGGCACCATCCGGGCGCTGGGCCTGTGCATGGACGTCGCCTGGGGCTCGACCGCCAACGGCGCCGTGGTGCAGCTCGCGAACTGCAGTGGCAACCCGGCCCAGCAGTGGGTGCTCTCCGGCGCCGGTGACCTGGTAAACCCGCAGGCCAACAAGTGCGTCGACGTGGTCGACTGGAACACCGCCGACGGTGCCCGCCTGATCATCTACGAGTGCCACGGCGGCGCCAACCAGAAGTGGCGGCGCGGCTGA